From one Lasioglossum baleicum chromosome 11, iyLasBale1, whole genome shotgun sequence genomic stretch:
- the LOC143213444 gene encoding uncharacterized protein LOC143213444 has product MPIIGCTKENNCRRLAYLRAKMLEEEAQKKEGRESESKDNELNEPSAIDAGLQQGEDTGVTATKSDTTEVSEVSEVTGTSSITEHSEIETALADSTIEPSEEEPIGKD; this is encoded by the exons ATGCCTATCATTGGTTGCACAAAGGAGAATAATTGCAGACGACTCGCGTATTTGAGAGCGAAGATGCTCGAAGAAGAAGCCCAAAAAAAAG AGGGCCGTGAAAGCGAATCGAAGGACAACGAATTGAACGAACCCTCAGCTATAGACGCCGGGTTGCAGCAGGGCGAAGATACAGGTGTCACGGCTACCAAAAGTGATACGACTGAAGTCAGTGAAGTCAGTGAAGTCACTGGAACCAGTTCAATCACTGAACACAGTGAAATTGAAACTGCTTTGGCTGACTCGACGATAGAGCCGTCAGAAGAAGAGCCGATCGGAAAAGACTGA